From Sulfuracidifex tepidarius, one genomic window encodes:
- a CDS encoding YncE family protein, translated as MKISAERRKVEGKKQIFLIEKYAINIRMILSERTYKAIVIGFFLALITSISYNIQDNITHLDLLPSNVTILSNTVPQNGSLNTSFQEINSSQGINITSPTSSSNSEYYASYGSPVSMTLGFNGNLYIVHHGSSSIEIVSPSTMRPVSTISFPYSSYPTFVCYNPSLDEVIVTLSGTNQIAIISPNNQVRFVNTGNSPIAVAYDPVNHDFIVANTGEPNGSFFINDFINSSIYIYNQNFQLLKVISYGFEAPQTIAVSSNGDVFVGFESEDFVSVLNPEFECIKIINSSNDVDQLIYDNYDNTIYGSNLNGCIITINPSSLTSSCIENPLVNISFVMYNYYEKLFSIAALPGNQIVETNEQNSQLVIFSSNNIEFETNVSHPLYVIYDNLNDHIYLTNENNEVIEMTHSGGFEEALNMSS; from the coding sequence GTGAAGATCTCCGCTGAAAGACGAAAAGTGGAGGGAAAGAAACAAATATTTTTAATAGAAAAATATGCCATAAATATCAGAATGATTTTGTCGGAAAGGACTTATAAGGCTATTGTAATAGGGTTCTTTTTAGCTTTAATAACATCAATTTCATATAATATACAAGATAATATTACTCATTTAGACTTATTGCCGTCAAACGTTACAATTTTGTCTAACACGGTGCCTCAGAATGGTTCTTTAAATACTTCGTTTCAAGAGATCAATTCATCTCAGGGAATCAATATAACATCTCCTACTTCCTCATCGAATTCTGAATACTATGCTTCTTATGGTTCTCCTGTGAGCATGACACTAGGCTTTAACGGTAACCTATATATAGTGCATCACGGATCGTCAAGCATAGAAATAGTTAGCCCTTCCACTATGAGACCTGTATCAACCATATCGTTTCCATATTCATCTTACCCTACGTTTGTTTGTTACAATCCTTCTCTCGACGAGGTTATAGTTACCTTGAGTGGAACTAACCAGATCGCAATAATCTCCCCTAATAATCAAGTGAGGTTTGTGAACACGGGAAACAGTCCTATTGCAGTTGCATATGACCCTGTGAATCATGACTTTATAGTTGCTAATACAGGTGAACCTAACGGCTCCTTCTTTATAAATGACTTCATTAATTCAAGTATTTATATTTATAACCAGAATTTCCAGCTCCTCAAAGTAATAAGTTATGGATTTGAAGCACCCCAAACCATAGCTGTATCCTCTAACGGAGATGTATTCGTAGGTTTCGAGAGTGAGGACTTTGTTTCAGTCTTAAATCCTGAATTTGAATGCATAAAGATCATCAATTCTTCAAATGACGTAGATCAACTCATATATGATAATTATGATAATACAATCTATGGATCCAACTTAAATGGTTGCATAATAACTATAAATCCGAGCTCTCTTACCTCATCCTGCATAGAAAATCCTTTAGTCAATATTTCTTTTGTGATGTATAACTATTATGAAAAACTTTTTTCTATAGCAGCATTACCTGGAAATCAGATAGTAGAGACTAATGAACAGAATAGCCAGTTAGTAATATTTTCAAGTAATAATATAGAATTTGAAACAAATGTGAGTCATCCTTTATACGTTATTTACGATAACCTAAACGACCATATTTACCTAACTAACGAAAATAACGAAGTTATAGAGATGACTCATTCTGGTGGGTTTGAAGAAGCTCTCAATATGTCAAGTTAG
- a CDS encoding protein kinase domain-containing protein produces MERSDMSTHRLNCDLTYKVEEEDGDYSTVLIRVKTDVDGVKDDVDKIVMYVDGIISDLRKDGRGEYVTKKKLQPGNHSVYVNISKGLSDTVRTFNVNIRDVSNLELKLNTQLEGDEIRIDIWTKLEDSYIDVYSIRAFVNGTPVNLQRVNQGILRGYHKLSREGRLKVEAFCNYKGRTFSTMSFVEVNASDVIMNASVDNDKIILKLTNSNGFRIDLADMKMFIDDLIINPIKIDQGIYQTSTLSPGRHSIRVKGEFLGKTVDVAKEVEISGQIRSSEFNPNLLLNRRLGNVKLNELISEGGFGYVFRGTDDGEEVAVKILIPDKISSIDRFIDYINSLYKEASYLIQLSANSLGIVRIKKFHLDVNYKMLDNLRGDNLVDLINDPPYLVMELMRGGSLNNYMLSLSSKERKDLAKILIFYVGNALKSLHDIGIVHSDIKPSNILLSSSPSSDSLVTKIINGQIKVKLGDLGSAVKKGESALTYSLYSSFDQMVSVAMTSMKNPNVTKLGVFPEDDVYAFGSTLYFLVNQKVLNNVNIHGNSVDIDKWVAKNYDRFRHANSSNFFTVYNDVMNEALELCEHREVTTDRSQLDELILMMVNCDKRKRPSIDEILRRTSSL; encoded by the coding sequence ATGGAGAGGAGTGATATGAGTACACATAGACTTAACTGCGACTTAACCTATAAGGTAGAGGAGGAGGATGGAGATTATTCTACCGTGTTGATTCGCGTCAAGACAGACGTAGATGGAGTTAAGGACGATGTAGATAAGATAGTAATGTATGTAGATGGAATTATCTCTGATCTAAGAAAAGATGGAAGAGGAGAGTATGTTACCAAGAAAAAACTCCAGCCTGGGAATCATAGTGTTTACGTTAACATCTCAAAAGGGCTATCAGATACGGTGAGAACTTTCAACGTAAACATCAGAGACGTGAGCAACCTAGAGCTAAAACTGAATACACAGCTTGAAGGTGATGAAATCAGAATAGATATTTGGACCAAACTGGAGGATTCATATATAGATGTATACTCCATAAGGGCATTTGTAAATGGAACCCCAGTAAATCTTCAAAGGGTAAATCAAGGTATTTTAAGAGGATATCATAAGCTATCTAGAGAAGGGAGACTCAAGGTTGAGGCGTTCTGTAACTACAAAGGAAGAACATTCTCTACAATGTCATTTGTAGAAGTGAATGCAAGTGATGTAATCATGAATGCCTCGGTTGATAACGATAAGATTATACTCAAGTTAACAAATTCAAACGGTTTCAGGATAGATCTAGCAGACATGAAGATGTTTATTGACGATTTAATTATAAACCCAATTAAGATAGATCAAGGAATTTACCAGACCTCGACGTTATCTCCAGGTAGGCATTCTATTAGGGTAAAGGGTGAGTTCCTCGGCAAGACGGTCGACGTAGCGAAAGAGGTAGAAATCTCAGGTCAAATTAGATCGTCAGAATTCAATCCTAACTTGCTTTTGAACAGAAGATTAGGAAACGTTAAGCTAAATGAGTTGATCTCTGAAGGTGGTTTCGGTTATGTGTTTAGGGGAACGGATGATGGTGAGGAAGTGGCGGTAAAAATATTAATACCTGATAAGATTTCCTCAATAGATAGGTTTATAGATTATATAAATTCTCTTTATAAAGAAGCATCCTATCTCATACAGTTATCAGCTAACAGTTTAGGGATAGTTAGGATAAAGAAGTTTCATCTTGACGTGAACTATAAGATGCTAGACAACCTACGCGGGGACAACTTAGTGGATTTAATAAATGATCCTCCTTATCTAGTAATGGAACTGATGCGTGGAGGATCTCTAAACAATTATATGCTTTCACTATCTTCTAAGGAAAGGAAGGATTTGGCGAAGATCCTTATTTTCTATGTAGGAAATGCGTTGAAGTCTCTCCATGATATAGGGATAGTGCATAGTGACATAAAACCCTCAAATATTCTCCTGAGCTCTTCTCCTAGTTCAGATAGCTTAGTTACAAAGATAATAAACGGTCAAATTAAGGTTAAGCTTGGTGATCTAGGTAGCGCTGTAAAGAAGGGTGAGAGTGCACTCACATATTCCTTATACTCCTCATTCGACCAAATGGTATCAGTTGCAATGACATCCATGAAAAATCCTAACGTGACCAAGTTAGGAGTATTCCCAGAGGACGATGTATATGCATTTGGATCAACACTTTATTTTCTCGTAAATCAGAAGGTGTTAAACAATGTGAACATACATGGAAATAGTGTTGATATTGACAAATGGGTTGCGAAAAATTATGATCGTTTCAGGCATGCAAACTCAAGCAACTTCTTTACTGTTTACAATGATGTGATGAATGAAGCTTTAGAATTATGCGAGCACAGAGAAGTTACTACGGACAGAAGCCAACTTGATGAACTTATCCTGATGATGGTTAACTGTGACAAGAGGAAGAGACCTTCTATCGATGAGATATTGAGAAGAACTTCATCTCTATAA
- a CDS encoding NAD(P)/FAD-dependent oxidoreductase has translation MTKKKIIVVGGGIAGMGVANTLSEKMKDKAEITVINKEDFYISGPSRPLLLTGEQQYGRIIRGYENVGSKGIKVMTGNVNKVDPDNRKVYVAESTFGNKVSEVSYDYLVLAPGIVFDGSDIVGYDKWWWKNTNVYDPGKVNVLKSKLWSDNEGSVVIYAPKAPYRCAPAPTETAMLAHTVLSNRGVRGKFNIVHIDANDKTQPPFIMDVLKQTYEKAGIQLATNQELSEIAEDYVVTKSGEKYKYTVLALLEPNRAPKFVEEAGLGKGFIDVRSPQDLRHPKYDDILSAGDAAKLPFPKNQEIAFESAMFASNKIMEMEGLTEKVPVQYAFVGWAYMGNLEGKLESWSLQFQLDLTVQPPKPTKDPQLKRDYTLQKDRWEQAYLEKLFGYKAV, from the coding sequence ATGACAAAAAAGAAGATCATCGTGGTTGGAGGAGGAATTGCAGGAATGGGAGTAGCGAACACCTTATCCGAAAAGATGAAGGATAAGGCGGAGATCACGGTTATAAACAAGGAGGACTTCTATATATCAGGTCCAAGTAGGCCTCTGCTGTTGACCGGGGAGCAACAATACGGAAGAATTATCAGGGGCTATGAAAACGTAGGCAGTAAGGGTATAAAAGTAATGACAGGAAACGTAAACAAGGTGGACCCTGATAACAGGAAAGTTTACGTTGCAGAATCAACCTTCGGGAACAAGGTAAGTGAGGTAAGTTACGACTATCTAGTTCTAGCCCCAGGAATAGTATTTGACGGCTCTGACATTGTAGGATACGACAAGTGGTGGTGGAAGAACACTAACGTATATGACCCGGGAAAGGTGAACGTGCTCAAGTCCAAGCTTTGGAGTGACAATGAAGGGTCTGTGGTTATTTATGCGCCTAAGGCTCCTTACAGATGTGCTCCAGCACCAACGGAGACGGCAATGCTGGCTCATACTGTCCTCTCAAATAGAGGAGTGAGAGGAAAGTTCAACATAGTTCACATTGACGCTAATGATAAGACTCAACCTCCGTTCATAATGGACGTGTTAAAGCAGACCTATGAGAAGGCTGGTATTCAATTGGCTACTAACCAAGAGTTGTCAGAGATCGCAGAAGACTACGTTGTCACTAAATCCGGTGAGAAGTATAAGTACACTGTATTAGCTCTGCTAGAACCTAATAGAGCTCCAAAGTTCGTGGAAGAGGCAGGCCTAGGTAAAGGTTTCATTGATGTAAGGTCTCCCCAAGACTTGAGACATCCTAAGTATGACGATATTTTATCTGCCGGAGACGCTGCTAAACTTCCGTTCCCAAAGAACCAGGAGATAGCCTTTGAAAGCGCAATGTTCGCGTCTAACAAGATCATGGAGATGGAGGGGTTGACTGAGAAGGTACCAGTCCAATACGCGTTCGTGGGTTGGGCTTACATGGGTAATCTTGAGGGTAAGCTTGAGAGTTGGAGTTTGCAGTTTCAACTTGACTTGACAGTTCAACCTCCTAAACCAACAAAGGACCCACAGCTTAAGAGGGACTATACGCTGCAGAAGGACAGATGGGAACAAGCCTACCTCGAGAAACTTTTCGGGTACAAGGCTGTATAA
- a CDS encoding thermopsin → MNWIRIALLLFLSLSPIQAYLASSYSSVTTGDSTLTHDYYLYCNVTVYNGQSVYVQLKASAPVTLMVMNQHQFEEFSQGDKYSSLYREVTQSLDSDFEVLGGEYYVVVYNNVVSVTVSVHLSAHALPIEPLVYHSSLPAPIGLGFYGIVNESGRITGFVTPYQEAIGYATVYSILAYNATPPKGVNPWGSSLQMNAVLQVNTTRGTYVYWLQNVVEFVTDKDAYCIEDNVWNYSSGKSTLTNTSVTGEGYVYFLESRDEYYYASPDIPANYSLPFSVVLYTKLVSITPESINVSFGYNLGSGVVWYDNVTIHQTDTISALLLVNPFNATPSGDPYDLDLVFVGEGNYEYTYFEQMNASLGLQMVLLNGKVVTPSPLYTFGMTGEEADNLRVIDVDGRAFVIPGNNTFWNQVNVKELPELYFRQGGNNPSVSNILSTYGYTLGYLVFFLVVFLIVLSALRRLIRRRRRRKFTTRRFDYRRRGRRFDNRRRNI, encoded by the coding sequence GTGAATTGGATCCGCATCGCACTTCTCCTATTCCTGTCTCTTTCACCGATTCAGGCTTACCTAGCCAGCTCTTACAGCTCTGTGACCACCGGTGACAGCACACTTACTCATGACTATTACCTCTACTGCAACGTTACAGTATACAATGGCCAGTCCGTCTACGTCCAACTGAAAGCGTCTGCCCCGGTCACTTTGATGGTTATGAACCAACATCAGTTCGAGGAGTTCTCTCAGGGCGACAAGTATTCATCCCTTTACAGAGAGGTCACGCAAAGCCTCGACAGTGACTTTGAGGTTTTAGGAGGGGAGTATTATGTTGTTGTCTACAACAACGTTGTGAGCGTCACTGTGAGCGTCCATCTCAGTGCCCATGCGTTACCCATAGAACCGCTGGTCTATCACTCCTCGCTTCCAGCGCCAATAGGACTGGGCTTCTACGGTATCGTGAACGAGTCGGGGAGAATAACGGGGTTTGTGACACCGTACCAAGAGGCGATAGGGTATGCGACCGTATACTCCATATTAGCCTACAACGCCACCCCTCCTAAAGGAGTAAACCCCTGGGGGTCTAGCCTACAAATGAACGCAGTACTACAGGTTAACACTACACGTGGTACTTATGTTTACTGGCTACAGAACGTGGTGGAGTTCGTTACGGACAAAGACGCCTATTGTATAGAGGACAATGTGTGGAACTATTCGAGTGGAAAATCTACGCTTACCAACACAAGTGTCACTGGAGAGGGTTACGTGTATTTCCTTGAGAGCAGGGACGAGTACTACTACGCCTCGCCAGACATCCCAGCGAACTACTCGCTCCCGTTCTCTGTCGTCCTTTACACAAAGCTTGTCTCAATCACTCCTGAATCTATAAATGTCTCCTTCGGGTATAACCTCGGCTCTGGGGTCGTGTGGTACGACAACGTGACGATACACCAGACGGATACTATCTCGGCACTCCTGCTCGTTAACCCGTTCAATGCTACGCCTAGTGGCGATCCATACGACCTTGACTTGGTCTTCGTAGGAGAAGGCAACTACGAGTATACCTATTTCGAGCAAATGAACGCTAGTTTGGGGCTGCAGATGGTTTTACTAAACGGAAAAGTTGTAACCCCGTCTCCTCTATATACATTCGGCATGACTGGGGAAGAAGCAGACAACCTCAGGGTAATCGACGTGGATGGAAGGGCCTTCGTGATCCCCGGGAATAACACCTTCTGGAACCAAGTAAACGTGAAGGAGCTTCCAGAGCTCTACTTCAGACAAGGGGGTAACAATCCGTCTGTGAGCAATATTTTGTCCACTTACGGCTATACCCTGGGATACTTGGTTTTCTTTTTAGTGGTCTTCCTCATAGTGCTCTCGGCGCTCCGCAGACTTATCAGAAGAAGGAGGAGACGT